The Meriones unguiculatus strain TT.TT164.6M chromosome 18, Bangor_MerUng_6.1, whole genome shotgun sequence genome segment gTCACTGAGATCCTCTTGCTCACAgtgatggcctatgaccgctatgtggctaTCTGCAAACCTCTTTACTACACAACTATCATGAGTCGGCCTGTGTGTCACAACCTGGTGGCTGGTTCCTGGGTAGGGGGGTTTCTTCATTCCATAATTCAGATTTTCATCACTATCCCCTTGCCTTTCTGTGGTCCTAATGTGCTCGACCACTACTTCTGTGACCTCCATCCCTTATTTAAGCTGGCCTGCACTGACACATTTGTGGTAGGAGTTATCATGTTTGTTAACAGTGGATTATTCTCtgtattttccttccttttcttggtgtcctcttaTGTTGTCATCCTGTTCAACTTGAGGAACCATTCTGCTGAGGGGAGGCGCAAGGCCTTATCTACCTGTGCCTCTCACATCATGGTGGTTCTCTTGTTCTTTGGACCTGCCATCTTCCTCTACTTGAGACCTGCCTCCACTTATACTGAAGACAAACTTGTGGCTGTGTTCTACACGGTCATCACCCCCATGTTGAACCCCATCATCTACACGCTCAGAAATGCAGAGGTGAAGAATGCTGTGAGAAAGTTATGGGGCAAGAAATCG includes the following:
- the LOC110564894 gene encoding olfactory receptor 4B1-like, which encodes MASINNVTELIITGLFQDPEVQKMCFVLFLPVYLATVLGNGLIVVTVNASKSLRSPMYFFLSYLSLVEICYSSTVVPKFITDLLTKIKIISLKGCLAQIFFFHFFGVTEILLLTVMAYDRYVAICKPLYYTTIMSRPVCHNLVAGSWVGGFLHSIIQIFITIPLPFCGPNVLDHYFCDLHPLFKLACTDTFVVGVIMFVNSGLFSVFSFLFLVSSYVVILFNLRNHSAEGRRKALSTCASHIMVVLLFFGPAIFLYLRPASTYTEDKLVAVFYTVITPMLNPIIYTLRNAEVKNAVRKLWGKKSNSSLE